A segment of the Meriones unguiculatus strain TT.TT164.6M chromosome 10, Bangor_MerUng_6.1, whole genome shotgun sequence genome:
GTCCTGACGTAGAAGACTTGGACGTACATAGCTGATATTCTGACTGGTCTGCAGAGAGTGAGGTCCATTTTGGCTCAGTGAGACTGACCTCAGGCACCAAGTGGGGAAACCTGAACGTTCTGCTCTCAGGGGCTTGATTACGGCCCTGATGAGGCTTTCCTCCTGGATCTGCTGGCAACGTCCTTTTCATCCGATTTTTGTTTAGTCACAGGGTAAGATCTCTTCTGTGCCACACTGATCTGCCAGACTTCTTTGTCCTCTTGGGAAGCCTGACCTGTGTGTAACACAGGCTAGGAAGAGCTACCACGTGAGCCAGGAACATGCCTGTGccatacaaagagagagagggagggggtcCGCTGCAGGAGGGCAGGAGGCATGAGCCAGGGACCTCACAGAAGGCCTGTCTGACTTGGGTCCTGTCCCACTGATAGGCTGTGTGAAAAGAAGGAAGTTGCTTAAGCTTTCTGGACCTCAGGTTCCCAACTGACAAATGGACGTGGTTGGACAGATTTTGCAGGATTCTTGAATGGGTGTCCATGTCtgccttcccccttcttcctgaCTCCACTTTCTCACTGCTGACTCCATTATGCTCTAACTGgacattatttgtttgtttgtttgtttatatttccaAGAGACAGTACCCTTTCTCTGGGATGCCGAGGTGGGGATTTAGGCTCAGAACAGACAGTGGCTTACAGTCATCCTCTCTGTGCTGCGTCCCAGGTGACCACTCACGCCAGACCTGTGCCCAGTTCGTGACAACTGATGCAGCATGTAAGCTCTAGGCAGGTTTTGTCATTTTGTACAGCCAGTTTCTGAAAACCAGTGctgggggtaaaaaaaaaaaaaaaaaaaaaaaaaaaaaaatctctatttaGTATATATCATCACCTCATTCAGGTCTTAATTTCTGAAATCTACATTTTGTCATTAGGTGTAGTTGATTGTAGCATTAACGCGCATCTGTGGAAAAGCTTTATCCTCAATTTTGAAATCATTTGTTCAGATTTgcaattggctttttttttttttcctgtctcccCATATCGACTAACATGGAATTTCCCCAAGGCAAGGTTTTCTGTCCCAGTCTGGACTCAAAgttgctgtgtagctgaagatgaccttgatcATCTCTCTGGTCCAGTGTCCTCCCCCgagcgctgagattacaggcgagTTCCACTGTGCTTGATTATGATGTCCTTGGGATTGACTCCAAGGCTCTATGAATGCTGTCCAAGATCTGTACCATGTGGGTCATTTCTTCAGCCCCCGGAAtatctttttgtgtttttctcttgttGGAGTTAAGCTCTGTTAATTTTTGCTAAAGTTTTCTGGTACACCTACGGGGTTCTCAAGCATACTGAAGAAAGTTTcgatatttttcttctttgtatatatatttttttctgcaatTTTATTTTACGATGAACTTGTCTGCCTTTCTGTCACTTTGAAACCTTAATAAATTTAAGCTGAAgatttgtctctttctcttttatctccatctgtcccctcttctctcctttgccCTCTATCCCAAATAGCACTTCCTTGGTTTCTccattccttcttctctccctccctccgtctcttccttcctttcctgctaGCTCTGGGCTATACAGAGGGCCTCATCCATGCCACACAGCTGCTTCCCTGAAGCTACTACCTAATGCGATAAAAGCCCACTGGGTGGAGACAAGATGTGAAGAGAGTTTTTGTTTCAACCCGCCATCACCGCAGATTGCCTGTTCTCTGATGAAAGCACAACCTGAAGATTGAGTTCCTGTTTCTGCTCACTGGTGACAGGCAGCACCAGCTCCCTTCCTCTGGTTGTGCACGCCCAGCCCTCTACCCAGTTCTTGCTGTCACAGGGCTGTGGGACATTCTCTGCCTCTGTTCTGAGCTGGCCGAGTCTGGGGCATGGTGATATTCGTTTCATTATTTCTTACAGAAATGAGATCATATgtatcttctttttcctgagtTTCCCTAGACAGCATGCAAGAGAGTTCCCTTGGGGCAGAAACCGCTTAGTTTGTTTGTTGGCATTTACTTGTCCTGCAGCATTTTAAAGATTCTGAAGCCTGTAGATGTAGACTTCTGTGAATTGTCATTGACCATGTTGAATGCCACCTATTGGGCTGAGAGGAATTATGGGACGTCACTCTACGGGTAATAAGCCAAATTTCCTCCTGCACAGTGTCCTTTTAAGCCCGTAGGACTGGCTGCACGGTGAACTTGTGACAGAGCACAGAGACACCAGAGAACCAACCAGTGATCAACACTGGGAATTAGTCCTCCAGGACAGTGCTGGCTATAGCTCTTAGCTTCAGGACCCCAATATCCATGTCCCCACTCCCCATTGCTCCCTGTTGCCTTTCAGAGACCTCTCTCATCCAAAAGGATGATGCTCTTAGACTCTGGGGACCCTGCATTGAGGGCTTGCTATCCCAGCCCTTTCCCTTTCTTGAAGAGCTATTGTATCCTCTGAAGGGCTCTGGGTCTCTGGCCTCCCTTCCCAGTTCCTCTAAGTCCTTGTTCTGGACAGCATGGATTCCTTCTTATCTTctattcctccttctcccctccccatagTGCATGAAAATACACTGATGTACCTCATTCTTGCAAAACATCTCTCTGTAATTCTAACTAACTTGTGGTCTTTAGTAGCTAATTACAGTCAACATGAAGAACCTTCTTATCCATGGGGCCTTTGTGCTAGAGACTCAGTTTTAATAATGGAGAAATAATGTTtaataagagaggaaacaaattggATAAACACTATGGTAcaacttcagtttccatgtaaaatttgttttaatatttttttgtttgtttttctgtttctgttttttggttttttgttttttcgagacagggttttttttcctgtgtagccttggctgtcctggactcactttgtagaccaggctggcctcatactcacagagatctgcttgcctctgcctcccgagtgctggaattgcaggcatgtgacaccactcctggctacattttaattttttttcctatctttcAAACTTCTTATTTTAATTGATCTTAGTACTTAACACTCAGCTTTTCAGATAAAACcagaaattccttttttttttctgagcgtAACATGTATAATAACCCTTGGAATCACAAATGATTAAAAATCTCAGACATAAGAGCTCAGGAACCAAGGAATTTGGTGCATCTATGGGCAAGCTTAACACTGGGCATTGGCCTTAAGGTCTCAGGTTACTACCTGAACTTGGACATTCCACCACCCTGAAACGGGCAGGCGGACATGTCCAAAGCTAAGGCAGCAATTGCCACAGGCACCGTGAGCCCCAGTGACATGGTCTGTTTGCTTGCATCTCACACACATCTGCAGATCATGTGGCTGCTCTAGAGTCACAGGAAGAGATGGCCTCTGCCTGTTCCTGCACCCTCACTGCACACCTCACCCTTCTGAAGGCAAACCTGCATTGATAGGTTGTCTTCCTATCCCATAGACCTAGGAAAGGGTGATGTCATCCCCAAATGTGCTTTTTCCAGAGCAGCAGCCCTGCCCTTTGACTTGCAAACCCATTTTCGTCTCCACTCCTgtcatttgtttttcattatttctgaTAAGTCCCTTTGTTTTCATTCGAAAGAGAGAAATTGTGGCAGcccatttggagttaatggcaattTGGCATGGGCATCTCAGCAAGGGAATTCAGCCTCTCAGTCCTGGTTCCTCTCAAAAGCTTGGTGGCTAAGAGATTGACCTTGGCAGCAGAAGGCTCTGGTCCTGAGAACTAGACCATAAATTCCATGTAAacatggtaaccagacagcaggttctgtgtaaccttgagtaagcCCTCTTATGTTTTGGCTATGTAAAATTGCCTTCGTGAGAAACTGCTTgaacttttttgcctacttaagtgttaacctgatgtccattaaactgacacctGGATCAGAgcctagacttggtgtccttctttgtgtctctttctcctggccctctctcaggtggtgtTCAGGGGTTGCTGCGGGGCAGCCACAGATGGAGCCGAAACCCCGGGAACCTGAGAAGGAGGACAAGCTGAGGCCAGTGATATGGACCACAGGACCAAGTGCGAAGCAGCTGACCAAGAGCACAGGAAGTGCAGGATTGGACCTCAGTTCTGCCATCTACACAGTAAAAATGAAATTGGTTGCTCTGGTAAATGTTAAAGtttagttttgacttttaaaattataaatatgctttatGATTTTACTCCTAAAGAGAatgctttgttttgatattgcaaaaacacgttttaaaaaatatttaaatgtttaaggctatgaaacattttgGAATTTAtcgggtattttaaaataataacactaacaaagaacttggaacagtttcttaaccctttgggggaaataaaagaccttggtatttgttttattaattttgcaaAGTGAAACCAAgtatgctgtttgagccaattaagaaaactgcagttattacaatgtatCGTGTCAGGGTGGTCTAGTATATTCTAGACCAGTGAAAGAAACCACAAGAAGGATTTTATtgaaagtttttatgttgtctgaaaagcaagagagaaggcaaaaagactggaataataaagagaaaggatattaaagaaaagaatagcttgtttaaaataagaatgtctggttaaaccagaagaacgaagctaggaacctgaaggtatataaaATGTTATGGAAGATCAGTGTATGTAtagagattcttcaatgcaaaatgtttgcttatgctcttttaaaggggaaaaaagactgcagttccatgttagcccagggttatgcagggttatgttcagatcattgttaaccattatataaattatatgccTGACTGCCCATGcctaaataaatcatttaatgctgtttctttctggcctgtagatttggtatggccagaatagtcttTACCGAGGGCTACAcactaagtttagttctctgtttaatgctaaatgaaatttcagaaagtacaaattaaaaaagataatttaaagacCCTTAATAGACTTTCAAAAATCATTGGGAGATATAAACTGGCTTAGGCCATATCTAAAATGAACTACTGGACAACTTATGCTATTGTTTAATATTCTTAAAGGGGATGCAGCTCCAACCTCCCCTCAAATATTGACTCCAGAGGCTCGAGATGCATTACTGATAATGGAAAAGGCCTTAAAAGATCAATTTGTAACTTACTGGGATCCAGATATTCCTCTCCTGTTACTTATATTTCAATCACGGTTTACTCCAACAGGATTGTTACGGCAATCTAATCCTCTATTGTGGATCCACTTGTCAGCTAGTCCCAATAAAGTAATTTTGCCTTATTGTGAGGCCGATGCCCAAGTCATGTGGCGAGACGCACCCAGGCAAGGGCTTACTTTGGAATTATCATACCATATAGTAAGGCTAAAATTAATTGACTTTACGCCAACTCAGATAAATGGTTGCTTTCTTTGGTTAAATTTATAGGCCAACTAGATAGGTAATCATTACCTTTCCAATAAGATTATTCAATTTTTGACTTGACATAGTGTTGTTTTTCCtaccatagttaaaaataaacctttaaaaaatgcttgctctattttttttctgatggttaatgctaaaaaaaaaaagctggctatACTGTTAACGGACAGAAAGTTATTTTTCAAATTCCAGGGTTATCTGCTCAACTTgcagattaaaattaaaatttgttcaTGTAATTACTGATACCTGTACAAGAATTATTTTTGCTACCTTGCATCCTGGAGAAGCTGCACGCCATGTTATAGATCATTGCTTGGCTGCCTTCGTTGGTCTTGGCCTGCCACTCCAAATTAATACTGACAATGGACCAGCTTATACCAGCAAgccctttccatttttttttttttgtaaaaaattaaatattaagcatgtaacaggtattccttaTAATCCTATGGGCCAAGGCATGGCTAAACATGACCATTAAGATATATTTACAAAAGACACAAAAGGGGGAATTATGTCCTCCTCGCTCATCCAgagctcaatttaaattttttaattctgGACAAACATGGCAAATCTGCAGCTAGACATTTTTGGCACCCCGAAACCTCCATGGTTAAATGGGGGGACCCCTTGAATAATACACGGCATGGACCAGACCCCATTTTAATTTGGGGACGAGGatatgtttgtgggttttttttgcaGGTTAAAGATGCTGCCCAATGGCTGCCAGAGagactggtgcaacaagtggattacATCAGGGAACAAGATCTTTCCTGGAGTGACGATATTGCTGATCCTGCTGCAGCTGATTCATCCAGTGAAGGCTGGATTACACCTTTGGACCTTAGTACCCAATCCCCTCTTGTTCTCCCTGTACATGTTAGCACACCTTTGTTTGGCTGGTCTGGTACTATTCATCTTTGTAATTGCCAGATGTGTCCACTTAGCTCGACAGCGCCAAGCTAGATTTAATAAGACCACACACAAAGTCCTTTTGGCCACGGAACAGCGGCATGCTGTGACTCCCTCGCCCCAGGTAGGGGCTTGGCTTGCCCAGCTCAAACGTTAGctttaacctctcctttcctgtgtgatGGGCTGGGTTCTGCGTGATTGGATATTTACCAACCTAAGACATGGAAATTCCCCTATAAGCAGGATTCTCCCATGACAGGTAAGGTATTTATTGGGAATCACACCCACCCAAAGGCACTGTCCCTTTGTTTTAGTTCAAAAGGGAGGAATTGTGGCAGCccttttggagttaatggcaattTGGCATGGGCATCTCAGCAAGGGAATTCAGCCTCTCGGTCCTGGTTCCTATCTAAAACTTGGTGGCTAAGAGATTGACCTTGGCAGCAGAAGGCTCTGGTCCTGAGAACTAGACCATAAATTCCATGTAAacatggtaaccagacagcaggttctgtgtaaccttgagtaagcCCTCTTATGTTTTGGCTATGTAAAATTGCCttcgtgagaaactgcttgtacttttttgcctacttaagtgttaacctgatgtccattaaactgacacctGGATCAGAgcctagacttggtgtccttctttgtgtctctttctcctggccctctctcaggtggtgtTCAGGGGTTGCTGTGGGGCAGTCACAATGTGGCTGCTCTAGAGTCACAGGAAGAGATGGCCTCTGCCTGTTCCTGCACCCTCACTGCACACCTCACCCTCCTCAAGGCAAACCTGCATTGATAGGTTGGCTTCCTGTCCCATAGACCTAGGAAAGGGTGATGTAACCCCCAAAATGCTCTTTCTCTAGAGCCACAGCCCTGCCCTTTGACTTGCAAACCCATTTTCGTCTCCACTCCCgtcatttgtttttcattatttctgaTAAGTTTCTGTAAACAAGGTGATGTCATCCTCAGGGCAATCAACCACAGGCTTGTGGTTTTGAAAgagtctcttgctctcttgcctgaaaggaagaaagcagacaGGTGGGACGGTGTTCCTGGTAGGACAGTGTCCTTAGGAAGGCTCTACCACAGGACCTATATCCCAGGATAACGTGAAAGGGTGTTTGAGCCACCCTGTCATCCAGACAGACCTGTGGCAGGAGCCAGGACCAGGGGTCTGGACAGCTGAGGGTCCAGCTTTGGGCTCCTTGTGCCCTGTGCAGTGTTACAGGATCCGTGTGCACAGCATCCTGTTGTCCCTGCAAGCAAGCCTCTTGGGACACATGCTGTCCCACTCTATGGCACACCCCAGCTGAGGGCTCTTTGCTCCCTTGCACTGTGCTGGTGGTTCTGTCAGCTGACTGCCCTCCGcggccctggcttccctcagatTTCCTGTCTCCCTGTGTTTGGTTCTTGAATTTAGATTTATAAACACGGCCACAGTACCGATTAGTTTTTAATAACCGGTGACAGAAGGACTGGGTTCCCACATCTCCTAAAGGAAAGTGCGCAGACCTGTTTATCCCTGCCCTGGGCTTGTTTCCATGTCAGCACTGATCTTGTAACTGGAGGCTGTGAGCACAACAGTCTGGCAGCTGTGACTGTGGCAGAGTCCTTTCTCGGAGGAGAGGTACCAAGTTAAACTCTCAGGTTGGGGGCTCGCCTTTTTGTCCTTAAACTGAGAGCTGAGCCTCCCCAGTGACAGATTCCCACGGTCTAGGTGTGAAAGCCGAGCTctgcaaaggaaaggaagaagggagaacaCCCTTGCTCTTTTGCTGTCTGGCCAGTGTCCAGGGAACGTGCGAGCATTCAGCAGGCCTAAGAGGTTTTGAGGGAGTGGGCAAGCAGGTTTTTGCCTTCAAGGTGTGCAGAATAGCATTTCTGGGGCAGAGGCTGTTAATCCCGCCTCTCCCGGAGAGGGTGTGGCCTTCCGCCTTCCTCTTCAGGGTCTGTAGTTCCAGTTACACGAGGGGGGAGGGGGCGTGCCTCACTGGGATTGGTGCAGGGATGGGAGGGACCCGTTGCTTGGTCTGGCCCATGGTTCCTTGGAGTCTGTATAAAGTCACAGCTTGTGCAAGCACGCACGACAACGCTGCTGAAGCCAGTCTGAGAAGCTCACCCTACCCAGCGCCAGcgccagcaccagcaccagcaccatgCCTATGCTACTGGGATACTGGAACGTCCGCGGTGTGAGAAAGGGGTCCGCGTGGAGTGTGGGACCGGGATGTGAAGCAGAAAGTTTCGGAACAGCTGAGGCCTTTCTAGCAGAGGGGTACTCCTCAGGCCTCGCTAGAGTCTTCTGCCTGTAGCTCTCAGCGCTCTGGAGCTTTCACACTtgggaggctgtgtgtgtgtgtgtgtgtgtgtgtgtgtgttacacatgCACGGGCAGATTGGCTCTGTTTGTGGAGTACGGGAGGTCCCAATTGGAGAAGAGGAAGCCGTACATTAAGGTCTCCACAATTTCTGAcctcttgtctctgctcttcCTTCCCAGCTAACACACCCGGTCCGCCTGCTCCTGGAATACACGGACTCAAGCTATGAGGAGAAGAGATACACCATGGGAGATGGTAACGACACCTTCCTGGTCAGACACCTGCTCCCCTCTTGTTTATCAAGCTATGCCTAGCCTCCCAGTTAATTAGCCCTGCTGGTCTCCCGGAGCTGAAGTGAGAGGCTGCTGCTTCCGGAAACCTCTTTGagggtttagtttggtttttcagTATAAAACACTGAGAACGGAGTTCTGGGTCCATCTGTATTTATAATCAGGTGGGGTTTACTATTGGGGTCTGATTGGGTCCAGACCCATTTAATTAACAGTTTGTCTTTATACCGCTCTCATACTGACTCACCTTGGAAAGTGGCTGCCGATCCCCTGCCTCAGGGGGGTTTTTGCTCCTGGTCAAATATCTGGAGTAAGGTGGAaccctggggtgatttcttttcatatcttcttGTCCATCACAGCCCCCGACTTTGACAGAAGCCAGTGGCTGAATGAGAAGTTCAAGCTGGGCCTGGACTTTCCCAATGTAGGTGCAGGGAAGAGGAGGTTTGGGGAATGCCTGGTGTCCTCACCCGCATGAGGGGTTTGGGATCAATGGTTCTGCTCTCCTGCTCCTGTTCCTGATGGGTTCCACAGTGGTTTTGTGATGGGCTGTGTCCCAGCTCTCCCATTCAGTGGGCAGCATGTCCACAGAGGGCTTCCCATGGGAGGCACACTGAGTGCCAGGCCCCATGGGATGTAGAGACCCCCATATCCCATCTGACCTTTCCTGCTTGTCCTCCCAGCTGCCCTACTTAATTGACGGGTCACACAAGATCACCCAGAGCAACGCCATCCTGCGCTACCTTGCCCGCAAGCACAACCTGTGTGAGTGGGGCTGGTTACAGGGGCGGGGGATGGGTGATAACCTTCTTGGCTTGGCTGGGGCGGGAGGCTGAGGGTGagtctgtgctgtgtgtgctgcaggtggggagacagaggaggagaggatTCGTGCAGATGTTGTGGAGAACCAGGTCATGGACAACCGCATGCAGCTCATCATCCTGTGTTACAGCCCAGACTTTGTGAGTTGCCAGTGGGCGGAGCAGACAGGTTTGCAGCAGGAGTCAGCCTTGCACTCTGATCTGTAGCATCCTCCTTCGGTGAATGAACTGAGTTACTTACTGATCTCCAGGCTTTTCTGTCTTACCAGCAGAACGGCCCCCATTACCCCAGCGGCCTCTCACATCAACACTGTGAAACTGTCCCTGCTAGTCTCAGGATGTGATTGAGATTCTGCTGTTGTGCAATTGATCTCAGTTGTTTCATATAGTTGTAAATCTCTGCTGTATCTGACCTTTGACTTCTTCCAATGTGCCATCTTACCCAGTGTTTATACCAAAAGCCTCCAGGATCAAGGGATGTCCTAGTGCTTGCTGTGTAGCATGAAGGCTTAAGTATGGATCCTTAGCACCCCATAAAATAACCGAGTGTGGCTGCCCGCTCTTATAATCGCAGTGCTCctggggaagaaaaaggagggttTCTAGGAGTTTGCTGGCCAATGAGCCCAGCCAATCTTTGAGCTCTAGATttggtgagagaccctgtctcaaaaataaggtggtcAGTGATTGAGAAAGACATCAACACCGGACCCCCACTTCCTGCACCAATAGGCACCAGTATACTCCCCAAACGATGAAAATAGGTTCTGTAGACACACTGGTCGCACACATCTTTCCAGCTCTTTGCCCATAGTTCTGCCTTAGGTGTCAATTTGGAGACCAGAACATCTTCCGAGTAGCAAGCTCAGGATCAGCCCCAGGAGCTTTGACCCTTCTTCCTTTCAGTGTTAGTCACTGATCAAAACTGATGCACTTTCTTCAAATATCTGAGCTATTATCACACCTCCCCGCCCCAACACCAGTATAACTTTGCCTTCTCTTGGGGTCTTTATGCCCTTTGTTTCTGTGGTTCCGTGGGATCTCTGAGGCCAGAATGTGCAAGATACCCCGAAGGCCGTGGGTGTGACTCACCACACCTGTTTTCAACTTGAGTGGAGACAGATTCCAGGGGCAGTGTGGAATCTCAGTCAGGCTCTCCAccgcctctgacatgaattct
Coding sequences within it:
- the LOC110545508 gene encoding glutathione S-transferase Mu 1, which encodes MPMLLGYWNVRGLTHPVRLLLEYTDSSYEEKRYTMGDAPDFDRSQWLNEKFKLGLDFPNLPYLIDGSHKITQSNAILRYLARKHNLCGETEEERIRADVVENQVMDNRMQLIILCYSPDFEKQKPEFLKSIPEKMKLYSEFLGKRPWFAGDKVTYVDFLAYDILDQHRIFEPKCLDAFPNLKDFLARFEGLKKISAYMKSSRFLPTPVFSKMAHWSNK